From the genome of Vigna angularis cultivar LongXiaoDou No.4 chromosome 11, ASM1680809v1, whole genome shotgun sequence, one region includes:
- the LOC108334016 gene encoding flavin-containing monooxygenase FMO GS-OX-like 2, whose protein sequence is MSHPLRVAVIGAGVAGLAVARELRREGLDVVVFEKSHHLGGTWRYDQRIDSDPVGSDPNREVVHTSLYRSLRTNLPRQLMGFLDYPFPDRPDGDWRTFPGHEEVLWFLNKFADEFGLLGLIRFGWEVVRVERVAERRDSWVVESRTCDSVLSREIVGAVVVCSGHFTQPRVPTIPGMEKWPGYQIHSHNYRVPEPFRDQVVVVIGFASSATDISIEIATVAKEVHIATRSPDVKAVKLANHDNMWQHKMVKCVSEDRLVAFDDGSSVYADVILYCTGYKHHYPFLETNGIVTIEDNRVGPLYKHVFPPALAPWLSFIGIPEKDIIFQMTELQCKWVARVLSGKVLLPTEKEMMAYVEEYYQQIEKDGFPRHMTHYLHFKEIGYCNWLAAEVGLLPREPWREEMYLESIKPLLLGTLENYRDQWDDAHWNAIIKDASLTQK, encoded by the exons ATGTCTCACCCTCTTAGAGTCGCCGTCATCGGCGCTGGCGTCGCCGGCCTCGCCGTCGCTCGAGAGCTCCGCCGCGAGGGCCTCGACGTCGTCGTGTTTGAGAAAAGCCACCACCTCGGAGGTACTTGGCGCTACGACCAGCGGATCGACTCCGATCCCGTCGGCTCGGATCCGAACCGGGAGGTCGTGCACACGAGCCTCTACCGCTCCCTCCGGACCAACCTGCCGAGGCAGCTCATGGGCTTTCTCGACTACCCATTTCCGGACCGTCCGGATGGGGACTGGAGGACTTTTCCGGGTCACGAGGAGGTGCTGTGGTTTCTGAACAAGTTCGCGGACGAGTTCGGGCTTCTCGGGTTGATCCGGTTCGGGTGGGAGGTTGTTCGGGTAGAGCGAGTCGCGGAGAGGAGAGACTCGTGGGTGGTTGAGTCAAGGACTTGTGACTCGGTTTTGAGTCGGGAGATTGTTGGAGCTGTTGTTGTTTGCTCTGGTCACTTCACCCAACCCAGGGTGCCAACAATTCCTG GGATGGAAAAGTGGCCAGGATACCAAATTCATAGTCACAATTACCGAGTGCCAGAACCTTTTCGGGATCAG GTCGTGGTTGTCATTGGATTTGCATCTAGTGCCACTGACATCTCAATAGAAATTGCAACAGTAGCTAAGGAGGTTCATATAGCAACTAGAAGTCCAGATGTAAAGGCTGTGAAGTTAGCAAATCATGATAACATGTGGCAGCATAAAATG GTAAAATGTGTATCTGAAGATAGGTTGGTTGCTTTTGACGATGGATCCTCTGTGTATGCAGATGTCATACTCTACTGCACTGG ATACAAACATCACTATCCATTTCTTGAAACAAATGGAATAGTGACCATTGAGGATAATCGTGTTGGCCCATTATACAAGCATGTCTTTCCTCCTGCATTGGCTCCTTGGCTCTCTTTCATTGGTATTCCTGAAAAG GACATCATCTTCCAAATGACGGAGTTGCAATGCAAGTGGGTAGCACGTGTTTTATCTGGTAAGGTCCTGTTACCAACTGAAAAGGAGATGATGGCTTATGTTGAGGAATACTATCAACAAATAGAAAAAGATGGATTTCCCAGACACATGACTCATTACTTGCATTTTAAAGAG ATTGGCTATTGCAATTGGTTAGCTGCTGAAGTAGGTTTGCTTCCTAGAGAGCCCTGGAGAGAGGAAATGTATTTAGAGAGCATCAAACCTTTATTACTTGGCACGCTAGAAAATTACAGAGATCAATGGGATGATGCTCACTGGAATGCAATCATTAAAGATGCATCTcttacacaaaaataa